The following DNA comes from Tunturibacter gelidoferens.
AAGTCGAACTGCACGCTAAAGTATCCGGCTACATTCGTCGTATTAATGTGGACATTGGTGACCGCGTTAAGAGCGGGCAGGTCATCGCGACGCTCGAAGTGCCGGAGCTCAATGCGCAGGTTGCCGCTTCGCAGGCACAAATACGGCATAGCCAGTCTGAGATCGCTCGAGCGCAAAACGAGGTCACCCTCGCCCAGTCAAACTACGCGGCACTCCATGCGGCGTATACGCGTTTGTCCGAGGCGTCCAAGCGCCGTCCAGGTTTAATTGCAGAGCAGGAACTGGACGATTCTCGCGCTAAAGATCAGGATGCCGAAGCAAAGATCAATGTGGCCAAGTCTGCCCTCGAAGCGACGAAGGAGCAACTGGGTATATCGAAGGCAGATAACCAGCGCGTCCAGTCGTTAGAAGATTACTCGATCGTGACCGCACCCTTTACGGGTGTCGTGACGATGCGTTACGCGGACGTTGGCTCGTTGATTCAAGCTGGAACGGCATCGAACACGCAGTCGATGCCTGTCGTCAAGCTCGCACAAAGTGACTTGCTCCGTCTACGCATGCCTGTACCTGAGGAAGATGTGCCATTCATCAAGATCGGTGGAGATGTACGGATCAAGCTCCAAGCCACGGGGAAGACCATTTCAGGAAAGATCATTCGTTTTACCCGGGAGCTGACGACCTCCACCCGAACGATGCTCGCGGAGGTCGATGTCCCGAACCCGGATCTCGCGTTGAGCACAGGAATGACAGCGGAGACGACGATCGTCCTGCAAGCTCAGAAGAACGTGCTCACCGTCCCTGCCGGGGCGGTACTCAAAGAAGACAGTCAAGCGTACGTTCTTATTGTCGACACCGGCAATAAGGTTCAGAAGGTCCGGATTACGCTTGGGATTCAGGGGTCCGACCGGGTCGAGATTACGCAAGGGCTCTCCGAACATCAGACCGTTATCGTATCAGGACAGCAGAACTATGAGGTCGGTCAGGTCGTCCGTCCTAAACTAAGCACCATTGGGATGCCCAAGCAGGCGGGAGATCAGTAATGTCTTCCTTCGCGCTTAAGTATCCGTTTTTCATTCTCATGATGTGCCTCTTCGTGATCGTGGTTGGCGTCACTACGGTTACGAGCATGTCCGTCGACCTCTTTCCTGATGTCAATATCCCGGTAGTGGTTGTCGCGACGTTCTATGCCGGGATGCCGCCCCAGCAGATTGAATCGGACATCACCAACAGCTATGAACGCTTCTTCACTCTTGGCAGCGGAATCGACCATATCGAGTCCCGTTCATTGCCCGGGGTTAGCTTGATCAAGATCTACTTCCAGCCTGGCACCGATGGCAACGCCGCAGTCAGCAATATCTCGAATCTTGCGATGGCAAATCTCCGCCGGCTACCGCCTGGCACACTCCCTCCAGTCGTTCTTAAGTTCGACGCCGCCAACCTCCCCGTATGCCTGATTACGCTGAAGGGACAGGGACTGAATGAGACTGAACTAAAAGACCTTGCACAATTCACCGTTCGAAATCAGGTTGCGAACGTTCCTGGAGCGTCGGTTCCTCAACCTTATGGCGGGCGTTACCGGCAAATCATGGTTTACGTCGATCCGGTGAAGCTGGAAGCGCACCAGATGAGCGTTATGGATGTGGTGGACTCTCTCAACAAGTCCAACCTCATTCTGCCAGCGGGTGATGTTCGCATTGGCATGAAGGACTACAACATTTACGCGAACAGTCAGGTTCCGATTGTAAGTCAGATTAACGATCTTCCCTTGAAGACTGTCGGCAACGCCTCGGTGATGGTGGCCGATATCGGCCATGCTGTGGATGGAGGTCAGCTCCAAACCAATATCGTTCGCGTCGATGGCCAGCATTCTGTTTACATTCCCGTCCTGAAACAAGGCGGCAATTCCAACACCATCACTATCGTCAACGGTGTCAAAAAAGCGGTTGCGAACCTTCTCGATATTCCGTCGGTTCTAAAGACCAATGTAGTGTTCGATCAATCAGCTTTTGTCAAGATTGCCGTCAAGAATGTGATTAACGAAGGCACCATCGGCCTGTGCCTGACGGCGTTAATGATTTTGCTTTTTCTTGGAAATGTCAGGGCAACAATTGCTGTTCTGATTTCGATTCCGATCTCCGTTCTAGCCACCTTCCTTGGGCTGAACCTCGGAGGAAGTTCCATCAATACGATGGTGCTTGGCGGCCTGGCGCTTGCATTGTCGCGACTTATCGACAATTCGGTCGTTGTTCTTGAAAACATCTTCCGTCACATGGAGATGGGAGAGTCGCCTGCAGTTGCAGCCGAACTCGGCGGCAAGGAAGTTCAA
Coding sequences within:
- a CDS encoding efflux RND transporter periplasmic adaptor subunit, translated to MTKGDLASTLTVAGEFQPYQEVELHAKVSGYIRRINVDIGDRVKSGQVIATLEVPELNAQVAASQAQIRHSQSEIARAQNEVTLAQSNYAALHAAYTRLSEASKRRPGLIAEQELDDSRAKDQDAEAKINVAKSALEATKEQLGISKADNQRVQSLEDYSIVTAPFTGVVTMRYADVGSLIQAGTASNTQSMPVVKLAQSDLLRLRMPVPEEDVPFIKIGGDVRIKLQATGKTISGKIIRFTRELTTSTRTMLAEVDVPNPDLALSTGMTAETTIVLQAQKNVLTVPAGAVLKEDSQAYVLIVDTGNKVQKVRITLGIQGSDRVEITQGLSEHQTVIVSGQQNYEVGQVVRPKLSTIGMPKQAGDQ